In Providencia zhijiangensis, a single window of DNA contains:
- the pilM gene encoding pilus assembly protein PilM produces the protein MYSPKWHIGIELSQHHIQLVAVKKHRKFWSLCECWQQALPFDSALHALDEHRVILRNILRQWRQKLPKNCSVSIALPSLRSLQKQVSLPNQMSLQQPELSWYLQAQVDQLFPMQAQELAVDYRIIGQQVYFNAARQSDITFWQDLLLESGYHLLAVDIAPIALRYLARHAQLPNECWLVYYRQNEWFWSGPISQPASYSHIQNDNPTQDNQSVHINQIQSLLTDDPEALKLPIYCISDHDIQGVESRWDLLQAFHQYPIKLPRQLGDFVIAAGLALRHGDL, from the coding sequence ATGTATTCACCAAAATGGCACATCGGAATTGAGCTATCACAGCACCACATTCAGTTAGTTGCAGTAAAAAAACATCGCAAATTCTGGTCGTTATGTGAATGCTGGCAACAAGCACTACCTTTTGACAGTGCATTACATGCCCTTGATGAACACCGCGTAATTTTACGCAATATTCTGCGACAATGGCGTCAGAAATTACCTAAAAACTGTTCTGTTTCTATTGCGTTACCCTCATTAAGATCGCTCCAAAAACAGGTCTCACTTCCCAACCAAATGAGCCTACAGCAACCAGAACTAAGCTGGTATTTACAGGCGCAAGTTGACCAACTTTTCCCCATGCAAGCTCAAGAGCTTGCTGTAGATTATCGGATCATTGGACAACAAGTTTACTTCAATGCCGCACGCCAATCTGATATTACCTTTTGGCAAGATTTATTACTGGAGAGCGGCTACCACTTGCTAGCTGTCGATATTGCCCCCATCGCACTGCGCTATCTTGCTCGGCATGCTCAGTTACCTAATGAATGTTGGCTTGTTTATTATCGCCAAAATGAATGGTTCTGGTCAGGGCCTATCAGCCAACCTGCAAGTTATAGTCATATTCAAAACGATAACCCGACTCAAGATAATCAATCAGTGCATATTAACCAAATACAATCCTTATTAACTGACGATCCTGAAGCCTTAAAATTACCGATTTACTGTATTAGTGACCACGATATTCAAGGCGTAGAATCTCGATGGGATTTACTGCAAGCTTTTCATCAATACCCCATCAAATTACCCCGCCAGTTGGGGGATTTTGTGATTGCCGCAGGGCTGGCTCTGCGTCATGGGGATCTTTAA
- a CDS encoding PilN domain-containing protein, with protein sequence MYQVNFLPWRTDKLTRQRRYFLMVTGISCISVIVIFGYLISLLLEDISQAHLYLAAQQKHQQHIEQLKTQLQAQQQQLDKFTLLQNQRQSYAQHNHALLSLLKSLSNLTPPKSWLSTFQLREGRLEIKALSYRFQDLNLLLTQFGQAPQVDNVQLRTLRRVAAINQLHLIADYRGVVDE encoded by the coding sequence ATGTATCAGGTTAACTTCCTACCTTGGCGAACCGATAAGCTCACTCGCCAGCGACGCTATTTTTTAATGGTGACGGGGATCAGCTGTATTTCTGTTATCGTTATCTTTGGTTATTTAATCAGTTTGCTTCTAGAGGATATATCTCAAGCCCACTTATACCTTGCAGCTCAACAGAAACATCAACAGCACATTGAACAGCTAAAAACACAATTACAAGCGCAGCAACAACAGCTAGACAAATTCACGCTTCTGCAAAATCAGCGTCAATCCTATGCGCAACATAACCATGCCTTACTCAGCCTATTAAAGTCGCTATCCAATCTCACGCCACCTAAAAGTTGGCTATCCACCTTTCAGCTGCGTGAAGGGCGTTTAGAAATTAAAGCACTCAGTTATCGCTTTCAAGACCTGAACTTACTGTTAACCCAATTTGGCCAAGCACCCCAAGTTGATAACGTGCAACTGCGTACGTTACGGCGGGTTGCTGCCATTAACCAACTGCACCTTATTGCCGATTATCGAGGTGTCGTTGATGAATAA